One part of the Paracoccus sp. MBLB3053 genome encodes these proteins:
- the purN gene encoding phosphoribosylglycinamide formyltransferase, protein MKRVAILISGGGSNMIKLVESMTGEHAGRAVVVGSNDPDAGGLAKAAAMGVPTFAVDHRAYKGDRAAFEAALLEPLLAAEPEILCLAGFMRILTPEFVSRFEGRMLNIHPSLLPKYPGLHTHQRAIEAGDAEAGASVHLVTPELDAGPILGQARVPVLPDDTAETLAARVLVQEHRLYPEVLRRFVRGDQTPVRLTAA, encoded by the coding sequence GTGAAACGCGTCGCGATCCTGATTTCGGGCGGTGGCTCGAACATGATCAAGCTGGTCGAGTCGATGACCGGCGAGCATGCCGGCCGTGCTGTGGTTGTCGGCTCGAATGATCCTGATGCGGGTGGGCTTGCCAAGGCGGCCGCGATGGGCGTGCCGACATTTGCGGTAGATCACCGCGCCTACAAGGGGGATCGCGCCGCCTTCGAGGCCGCGCTGCTGGAGCCGCTGCTGGCGGCAGAGCCGGAGATCCTTTGCCTTGCGGGCTTCATGCGCATCCTGACGCCGGAATTCGTTTCGCGCTTCGAAGGGCGGATGCTGAACATCCACCCTTCGCTTCTGCCGAAATATCCGGGGCTTCATACCCATCAGCGCGCCATCGAGGCGGGCGATGCCGAAGCGGGGGCCTCGGTTCATCTGGTCACGCCGGAGCTGGATGCCGGTCCGATCCTGGGGCAGGCACGCGTTCCCGTCCTGCCCGACGACACGGCCGAGACGCTGGCCGCGCGTGTTCTGGTGCAGGAGCACCGGCTTTATCCCGAGGTTTTGCGGCGCTTCGTCCGAGGCGACCAGACACCGGTCCGGCTGACGGCAGCGTGA
- a CDS encoding SARP family transcriptional regulator yields the protein MTTVLSLMGSIRVRGPDGDDLTPRSQKARGALALLGTAPDLRLNRARLQDLLWSDRSKQQGSDSLRQMLRELRTSLGEMRDIVLTGVGWVGLDPEQVRIDLTPVYDAGGTPIEFAADIDIPDPEFESWLRDMRLRLTPDNYGPTALELSPPPEPVPARPAPQSIRQALFGDAPTLPSASAQPHYIVALDPVETNEPRAHVIGEMVINEAASRACEMIPAMLADEIEIAGPATGTRIGAMCYSTGEDCSLMVVMRDIASGARGWTRRFTIRATDETATMRHAIAQITVALLDRARRTSSPNWTTFPIWDVFSYSRDRLEAADEVLASLPPGQENAVSLALRSYLRNTLIIERLTEDPVACSDEAESFARQARELAPNNPVVLAVASLSASWRRDAIGALEIANAACRADPDNEMACHALSQALTDVGRDLEALEAADRGARGALAELGPACWLMRRSVVQIRLGRFGDAENSAAAAYAFAADNRPSLRFLAALRYRRGDEVGAADALRRLRLIEPDFSLELMAAPEYPVSTLRMANLMGITRSGL from the coding sequence ATGACGACCGTACTGAGTCTGATGGGATCGATCCGCGTCCGTGGGCCCGACGGGGATGATCTGACGCCCCGTAGCCAGAAGGCACGTGGAGCTTTGGCCTTGCTGGGCACCGCACCCGATCTGAGGTTGAACCGGGCTCGTTTGCAGGACCTGTTGTGGAGCGACCGCAGCAAGCAGCAGGGGTCGGACAGCCTGCGTCAGATGCTGCGCGAATTGCGCACGAGCCTGGGCGAAATGCGCGACATCGTCCTGACAGGCGTCGGATGGGTCGGGCTTGATCCCGAACAGGTGCGCATCGACCTGACCCCCGTCTACGATGCAGGCGGAACACCGATCGAATTCGCCGCCGATATCGACATTCCCGACCCCGAGTTCGAAAGCTGGCTCAGAGACATGCGTCTTCGCCTGACGCCAGACAATTACGGCCCGACAGCACTCGAGCTTTCCCCTCCGCCCGAGCCTGTGCCGGCTCGTCCTGCCCCGCAATCCATCCGGCAGGCGCTTTTCGGAGATGCCCCGACGCTGCCCAGCGCTTCGGCGCAGCCCCATTACATCGTCGCGCTTGACCCCGTGGAGACGAACGAACCGCGTGCCCATGTCATCGGCGAGATGGTCATCAACGAGGCAGCATCCCGTGCCTGCGAGATGATCCCGGCCATGCTTGCGGACGAGATCGAGATCGCAGGACCGGCGACTGGCACCAGAATTGGCGCGATGTGCTACAGCACCGGCGAAGATTGTTCGCTGATGGTCGTCATGCGCGACATCGCGTCGGGCGCGCGCGGCTGGACACGGCGGTTCACCATCCGTGCCACCGATGAAACCGCCACGATGCGCCATGCGATCGCACAGATCACCGTGGCGCTTCTGGATCGGGCGCGCCGCACTTCCTCGCCGAACTGGACCACGTTTCCGATCTGGGATGTCTTCAGTTACTCGCGCGATCGCCTTGAAGCGGCGGATGAGGTCCTTGCTTCTCTGCCCCCCGGGCAGGAGAATGCCGTGAGCCTTGCCCTCCGCTCCTACCTGCGCAACACATTGATCATCGAGCGGCTGACAGAAGATCCGGTGGCTTGCTCGGACGAAGCAGAGTCCTTTGCCCGACAGGCGCGCGAGCTTGCCCCCAACAATCCCGTGGTTCTGGCAGTCGCCTCGCTTTCCGCTTCCTGGCGACGTGATGCGATCGGGGCACTGGAAATTGCGAATGCCGCATGCAGGGCCGATCCCGATAACGAAATGGCCTGCCATGCGCTGTCGCAGGCCCTTACCGATGTCGGGCGCGACCTCGAGGCGCTGGAGGCGGCGGACCGGGGCGCGCGCGGCGCATTGGCCGAGCTGGGACCGGCCTGCTGGCTGATGCGGCGTTCGGTGGTGCAGATCCGCCTTGGACGTTTCGGCGATGCCGAGAACAGCGCTGCAGCCGCCTACGCCTTTGCTGCGGACAACCGGCCTTCCCTGCGCTTTCTTGCCGCCCTGCGCTATCGTCGCGGTGACGAGGTGGGCGCCGCTGATGCGCTGCGCCGGCTGCGCCTGATCGAGCCCGATTTCAGTCTCGAACTGATGGCCGCGCCGGAATATCCCGTATCGACGCTCAGGATGGCGAATCTCATGGGGATCACCCGCTCGGGGCTTTGA
- a CDS encoding phosphatase PAP2 family protein has protein sequence MALTNAHNAHNAHNAHNAHNAHGVGSSVIAEETLSTALIIAREGIAEADPPPPSKPEAVTLEPLKRLRRIEPQFAQAILLFDMLETLTVTPPPTDKQAKKTKVEAKLEKRNTPLLTIDLPSDDNFAEELKLVLGYADLRPERLAEITVQTVELDSFFLSILPLKPRRAPVTEMLMTMVADLATSVVQCVKLNFAMPRAEMFSDQVQPMIPTPLHGSYPSGHATQAFALAMLLAILTRKDPDKPVEIHPDSQLFRMAARIAINRTVAGVHFPIDSVAGAVLGITLARWVASRAGVTGEPCPALTLHANRWGETAPNGSRDFYLARLCEVMNKKKGKQDPCLTIGDPVTAPVSNMLRECWAEAGKEWRNRWI, from the coding sequence GTGGCCTTAACCAACGCACATAATGCACATAACGCGCACAATGCGCATAACGCTCACAACGCGCATGGTGTCGGTAGCTCGGTGATTGCCGAAGAAACCCTGTCCACAGCGCTCATCATCGCGAGGGAGGGAATCGCCGAAGCCGACCCGCCCCCGCCATCGAAGCCGGAGGCGGTCACGCTTGAACCCCTGAAACGGTTGCGGCGGATCGAGCCGCAATTCGCTCAGGCGATCCTGCTTTTCGACATGCTCGAGACGCTGACGGTCACTCCGCCACCGACCGACAAGCAGGCAAAGAAGACGAAGGTCGAGGCCAAGCTGGAAAAACGGAACACTCCGCTTCTGACCATCGACCTGCCTTCAGATGACAACTTCGCAGAAGAGCTCAAGCTGGTCCTTGGTTATGCGGATCTGAGACCGGAGCGACTGGCCGAGATTACAGTCCAGACAGTTGAGCTCGATTCGTTTTTCCTTTCGATCCTGCCGCTGAAGCCCCGGCGGGCGCCGGTCACCGAGATGCTGATGACCATGGTGGCCGATCTTGCCACCTCGGTCGTGCAATGCGTGAAACTGAACTTCGCGATGCCTCGGGCGGAAATGTTCAGCGACCAGGTCCAGCCCATGATCCCGACGCCTCTGCACGGAAGCTACCCCAGCGGACATGCGACGCAGGCATTCGCCTTGGCCATGCTTCTGGCGATCCTGACGCGAAAGGACCCCGACAAGCCGGTGGAGATCCATCCGGATAGTCAGCTTTTCCGCATGGCAGCGCGAATCGCGATCAACCGGACGGTGGCAGGCGTCCACTTCCCGATCGACAGTGTCGCCGGAGCGGTTTTGGGGATCACACTTGCGCGCTGGGTGGCAAGTCGGGCCGGAGTGACGGGCGAGCCCTGTCCCGCCCTGACCCTGCATGCCAACCGCTGGGGGGAAACCGCCCCGAACGGGAGCAGGGATTTCTATCTGGCGCGGCTCTGCGAGGTGATGAACAAGAAGAAAGGAAAGCAGGACCCCTGCCTGACGATCGGCGATCCGGTCACCGCACCGGTATCGAACATGCTTCGGGAATGCTGGGCCGAGGCCGGTAAGGAGTGGCGTAATCGATGGATCTAG
- the purM gene encoding phosphoribosylformylglycinamidine cyclo-ligase: MTERKSGLSYAEAGVDIDAGNALVERIKPAAAATKRSGVMDGLGGFGALFDPRAAGYQDPVLVAATDGVGTKLRIGIDTGELDGLGIDLVAMCVNDLVCQGAEPLFFLDYFATGKLSVDEATRVINGIAEGCRRSGAALIGGETAEMPGMYAKGDFDLAGFAVGAMERGAALPAGVADGDVLLGLASDGVHSNGFSLVRKVAEHAGLDWNSDAPFGTGTLGQALLVPTRLYVKPVLAAIRAGGVHAAAHITGGGITENLPRVLPKGLGAEIDLDSFSLPPVFDWLAEAGNIAEAEMLKTFNSGIGMILSVEAGHAEAIESLLKSEGETVYRLGQVVPGEGVRYSGKLR, translated from the coding sequence ATGACCGAGCGCAAATCTGGCCTGTCCTATGCCGAAGCCGGAGTGGATATCGATGCAGGCAATGCGCTTGTCGAGCGCATCAAACCCGCAGCCGCCGCAACCAAGCGGTCTGGCGTGATGGATGGGTTGGGCGGCTTCGGCGCGCTCTTCGATCCGCGCGCAGCCGGTTACCAGGACCCGGTCCTGGTCGCTGCGACTGATGGCGTGGGCACCAAGCTGCGCATCGGGATCGACACGGGCGAGTTGGACGGGCTGGGCATCGACCTTGTCGCCATGTGCGTGAACGACCTGGTCTGCCAAGGCGCAGAGCCGCTGTTCTTCCTTGACTATTTCGCCACCGGCAAGCTGTCGGTCGATGAGGCCACCCGCGTTATCAATGGCATCGCCGAGGGCTGCCGCCGTTCGGGCGCGGCGCTGATCGGGGGCGAAACGGCCGAGATGCCCGGCATGTATGCCAAGGGTGATTTCGACCTCGCCGGTTTCGCGGTGGGCGCAATGGAACGGGGGGCCGCCCTGCCGGCAGGTGTCGCGGATGGCGATGTCCTGTTGGGGCTCGCCTCGGATGGCGTCCATTCCAACGGTTTCTCGCTGGTGCGCAAGGTCGCAGAGCACGCAGGGCTTGACTGGAATTCGGATGCGCCCTTCGGCACGGGCACGCTGGGGCAGGCGCTGCTTGTTCCGACGCGGCTTTACGTGAAGCCGGTTCTGGCCGCGATCCGCGCGGGCGGCGTCCATGCCGCGGCCCATATCACCGGCGGCGGCATCACCGAGAACCTGCCTCGCGTTCTGCCCAAAGGTCTGGGCGCCGAGATCGATCTGGACAGCTTCAGCCTGCCGCCGGTCTTCGACTGGCTGGCCGAAGCCGGCAATATCGCCGAGGCCGAAATGCTCAAGACCTTCAACTCGGGCATTGGCATGATCCTTTCGGTCGAGGCGGGGCATGCCGAGGCTATCGAATCCCTGCTGAAATCCGAGGGTGAAACCGTCTATCGCCTTGGCCAGGTCGTGCCGGGAGAGGGTGTGCGCTACAGCGGCAAGCTGCGGTGA
- a CDS encoding S8/S53 family peptidase, which produces MNGVDDLALGANFHDEVCKLLPELVSSEEEFPSRHALSDHLLSPQTLPPDPERCAITAVIDHAIPFAHRLLTTTGGFSRVASIWLQETPVTRRRDDIPFGQEFRGAELDRLRGAGTAHVLDEDSLYRELGLLNPAGRNRWLMRAKTHGAAVIGTAAGYRPADPNGLQHPVIAVGLPDRALADTSGAAMPLLLETAIAFIISRARLLAREMSANGKKVRPPVVINISLGITAGPRDGHSRLERLQDMLSRGPVPDLGPVRFVLAAGNTRAQTLLGVLEPGQSIGWRLPPDDRTPSEVQIWSAALKAGSPAISLEVTLPDGRMVASDFVPPKHKGTQIARICDPDGGELARLVLQAVPRGSKLRQCLSIIAPPTVAEKSGVALAPAGTWRLRLRGVTPGPCDMVVQRDDRLIGFPRAGRQSYLVEKGYSPRKKNGQWKGPDPTPAKTLIRRNGTCNAYAWGSEQLRCGAVYLQRHRLPGYASLLQDGTGGDVLAPSDRGPALPGMLAPGTRGASMQALSGTSISAPRLTRWISRRFAAGERFADRAALIAAAKAAHPSESGTPKVEPDLPWPHFDD; this is translated from the coding sequence ATGAACGGGGTGGACGATCTCGCGCTGGGCGCGAATTTTCATGACGAGGTCTGCAAGCTCCTGCCCGAGCTTGTCTCGTCTGAGGAAGAGTTCCCTTCGCGGCACGCTCTTTCGGATCACCTGTTGTCGCCTCAGACCCTGCCGCCAGACCCCGAACGATGTGCGATCACCGCTGTGATCGACCATGCCATCCCGTTCGCGCATCGGTTGCTGACGACCACGGGCGGATTCAGTCGCGTCGCCAGCATCTGGTTGCAGGAAACCCCCGTGACGAGGCGCCGCGACGACATTCCCTTCGGGCAGGAGTTCCGCGGCGCAGAGCTCGACAGGCTGCGGGGGGCGGGCACCGCGCATGTGCTGGACGAGGATTCTCTTTACCGCGAACTGGGCCTGCTGAACCCGGCCGGCAGGAATCGATGGCTGATGCGGGCAAAGACGCATGGTGCAGCTGTGATCGGCACGGCTGCGGGTTATCGGCCTGCAGACCCGAACGGACTCCAGCACCCGGTCATTGCCGTGGGCCTGCCCGATCGGGCGCTGGCGGACACGTCGGGTGCGGCCATGCCGCTGCTTCTTGAAACCGCGATTGCCTTCATCATCAGCCGTGCGAGGTTGCTCGCCAGGGAAATGAGCGCGAATGGAAAGAAGGTGCGCCCGCCTGTCGTGATCAATATCTCGCTGGGGATCACCGCTGGGCCAAGGGACGGCCATTCCCGTCTCGAACGTCTCCAGGACATGCTGTCTCGCGGGCCCGTGCCCGATCTCGGACCGGTGCGCTTTGTTCTGGCTGCGGGGAACACGCGGGCGCAGACGCTTCTGGGCGTGCTCGAGCCCGGGCAATCGATCGGCTGGCGACTTCCGCCCGACGATCGCACGCCCAGCGAGGTGCAGATCTGGTCGGCTGCCCTCAAGGCCGGAAGTCCGGCGATCAGCCTCGAGGTGACCCTGCCGGACGGGCGAATGGTCGCGTCGGATTTCGTCCCGCCGAAACACAAGGGTACCCAGATCGCGCGCATCTGCGACCCCGACGGCGGTGAACTGGCCCGCCTTGTCCTGCAGGCAGTGCCTCGCGGGTCGAAGCTGCGCCAATGCCTCTCCATCATCGCTCCACCGACCGTGGCCGAAAAGTCGGGCGTCGCGCTTGCCCCGGCCGGCACTTGGCGGCTGAGGCTCCGTGGCGTCACGCCCGGTCCCTGCGACATGGTCGTGCAGCGGGACGATCGGCTGATCGGTTTCCCACGCGCGGGAAGGCAGTCCTATCTGGTCGAGAAGGGCTATTCGCCCAGGAAGAAGAACGGCCAGTGGAAGGGGCCGGACCCCACGCCCGCGAAGACGCTGATCCGACGCAACGGCACCTGCAACGCCTATGCCTGGGGAAGCGAGCAGCTTCGCTGCGGCGCGGTCTATCTGCAGCGGCATCGCTTGCCGGGCTATGCGAGCCTCTTGCAGGACGGGACGGGCGGCGATGTGCTTGCGCCCTCGGATCGTGGACCGGCCTTGCCGGGCATGCTTGCACCGGGCACCCGTGGTGCCAGCATGCAGGCACTGAGCGGCACGAGCATCTCTGCCCCGCGCCTGACGCGCTGGATATCGCGCCGCTTCGCCGCAGGAGAGCGCTTTGCCGATCGCGCAGCGCTGATTGCCGCCGCCAAGGCTGCGCATCCATCGGAATCTGGCACACCGAAGGTCGAACCCGACCTGCCCTGGCCGCATTTCGACGATTAG
- a CDS encoding branched-chain amino acid ABC transporter permease — protein MSNTRQADASSPLRAPLIFLLVMALFVLEGTTRNALFSGSWNSALTILNMGLISAIMTLGVNMQWGYAGLFNAGVVGFLALGALGPVLVATAPVEGAWAAGGPRVLLALAVGLGTLALASQVWKRVKAPLSFLLMPLVLLLGFVLYRYLFDPAVMAIEANNSASAGNIGGLGWPVLLSWPVGALFAAAAAWGVGKVALGLRSDYLAIATLGIGEIIVAVLRNEEWLARGVKNMSGIPRPVPYELDLQNDPGFVAKAADWGMDASTASAIWVKLLYAGLFGIVLLALILLAELALKSPWGRMMRAIRDNETAASAMGKNVKARHLQIFVLGSAVIGLAGAMMVTFDGLLSPGGFNPLRYTFLIWVMVIVGGSGNNWGSVLGALLIWFLWIKAEVWGPQLMNLVTAPLPAGSLRQHLLESAPHMRFVAMGLVLLLVLRFAPRGLVPEK, from the coding sequence ATGTCGAACACTCGTCAGGCCGATGCGTCCAGCCCGTTGCGCGCCCCGCTGATCTTTCTGCTGGTCATGGCCCTTTTCGTGCTGGAGGGGACGACGCGAAACGCGCTCTTCTCGGGCAGCTGGAACTCGGCGCTCACGATACTCAACATGGGCCTGATCTCGGCCATCATGACCTTGGGCGTGAACATGCAATGGGGCTATGCCGGGCTCTTCAATGCCGGTGTGGTCGGTTTTCTTGCACTCGGGGCACTCGGGCCCGTCCTTGTCGCCACCGCGCCGGTCGAAGGCGCCTGGGCAGCCGGCGGGCCACGCGTCCTTTTGGCACTGGCCGTGGGGCTTGGCACGCTGGCGCTGGCCAGCCAGGTCTGGAAACGTGTCAAGGCGCCGCTGAGCTTTCTCCTGATGCCGCTGGTGCTGCTTCTGGGTTTCGTGCTCTACCGCTACCTTTTTGATCCTGCCGTCATGGCGATCGAGGCGAATAATTCCGCCTCGGCCGGCAATATCGGCGGACTCGGCTGGCCAGTCCTGCTGTCCTGGCCTGTGGGCGCCCTCTTCGCGGCCGCGGCCGCATGGGGGGTCGGCAAGGTCGCACTGGGATTGCGATCGGATTACCTCGCGATCGCCACGCTCGGCATCGGCGAAATCATCGTGGCGGTTCTTCGCAACGAAGAATGGCTGGCCCGCGGCGTCAAGAACATGTCGGGCATTCCCCGGCCCGTGCCCTATGAGCTCGACCTGCAGAACGATCCGGGCTTTGTCGCGAAGGCGGCCGATTGGGGGATGGACGCGTCGACCGCCTCCGCGATCTGGGTGAAGCTGCTCTATGCCGGGCTATTCGGGATCGTCCTTCTGGCGCTGATCCTCCTTGCGGAACTTGCCCTGAAATCCCCCTGGGGCCGGATGATGCGCGCGATCCGCGACAACGAAACCGCGGCCTCTGCCATGGGCAAGAACGTCAAGGCGCGGCATCTGCAGATCTTCGTGCTGGGTTCGGCCGTGATCGGGCTTGCCGGCGCGATGATGGTCACGTTCGACGGCCTGCTGTCGCCGGGCGGTTTCAACCCGCTGCGATACACCTTCCTCATCTGGGTCATGGTGATCGTCGGTGGGTCGGGCAATAATTGGGGCTCGGTCCTGGGCGCGTTGCTGATCTGGTTCCTGTGGATCAAGGCCGAGGTCTGGGGGCCGCAGCTCATGAACCTGGTGACCGCCCCCCTGCCTGCCGGAAGCTTGCGCCAACACCTGCTGGAAAGCGCCCCGCACATGCGCTTCGTCGCGATGGGTCTGGTGCTACTGCTGGTCTTGCGCTTCGCGCCGCGCGGGCTCGTCCCGGAAAAGTAG
- a CDS encoding ABC transporter ATP-binding protein, with translation MIQVHDLHRHFGGFRAVDGASLTIETGSITGLIGPNGAGKSTLFNVIAGVLPPTSGRVVMDGEDISGLAPHELFHKGLLRTFQLAHEFSSMTVRENLMMVPGAQAGETLLNTWLRRGRIREEERALRKKADEVLEFLTISHVADEKAGNLSGGQKKLLELGRTMMVDAKIVFLDEVGAGVNRTLLGTIGDAIVRLNKERGYTFCVIEHDMDFIGRLCDPVIVMAQGKVLAQGSADSIMQNEAVIEAYLGTGLKNKVAAELAEEASFGESHGAQPGMGSEAGQGGDGKPAGDIG, from the coding sequence ATGATTCAGGTCCATGACCTGCACCGACACTTCGGGGGATTCCGTGCCGTGGACGGCGCGAGCCTCACGATCGAGACCGGCTCGATCACCGGCCTGATTGGGCCGAACGGCGCAGGAAAATCAACACTTTTCAATGTGATCGCCGGTGTCCTGCCGCCCACTTCGGGCCGGGTGGTGATGGATGGCGAAGACATCTCCGGGCTCGCCCCGCATGAGCTGTTCCATAAGGGCCTTTTGCGCACGTTCCAGCTTGCGCATGAGTTCTCGTCGATGACGGTGCGGGAAAACCTGATGATGGTTCCGGGCGCCCAGGCCGGCGAAACACTGCTTAACACGTGGCTCCGTCGCGGGCGTATCCGCGAGGAAGAACGTGCGCTGCGCAAGAAGGCCGATGAGGTTCTTGAGTTCCTGACGATCTCGCATGTCGCGGACGAAAAAGCGGGCAATCTCTCGGGCGGCCAGAAAAAGCTTCTCGAGCTGGGCCGCACGATGATGGTCGATGCCAAGATCGTCTTCCTCGACGAGGTGGGCGCCGGCGTGAACCGCACGCTGCTGGGCACCATCGGAGATGCCATCGTGCGCCTGAACAAGGAACGCGGCTACACCTTCTGCGTCATCGAACACGACATGGATTTCATCGGCCGCCTTTGCGATCCGGTGATCGTCATGGCCCAAGGCAAGGTCCTGGCCCAGGGTTCGGCAGACAGCATCATGCAGAATGAGGCCGTGATCGAGGCCTATCTGGGCACCGGTCTCAAGAACAAGGTCGCCGCCGAACTGGCCGAGGAAGCGAGTTTCGGCGAAAGCCATGGCGCCCAGCCCGGAATGGGTTCGGAAGCGGGCCAGGGCGGCGATGGCAAGCCGGCGGGAGACATCGGATGA
- a CDS encoding ABC transporter ATP-binding protein, producing the protein MSQPYLSASAMRGGYGKADILNGCTLTVDQGQIAVIVGPNGAGKSTAMKAVFGMLDLREGEVLLGGQDISRLTPQERVHKGMGFVPQTHNIFPTMTVEENLEMGAFIREDDYRETMEQVYHLFPAVADKRKQNAGELSGGQRQQVAVGRALMTKPRLLMLDEPTAGVSPIVMDELFDRIIEVARTGISILMVEQNARQALEIADIGYVLVQGANRYTDTGRALLADPEVRRTFLGG; encoded by the coding sequence ATGAGCCAACCCTATCTTTCCGCAAGCGCGATGCGTGGCGGCTATGGCAAGGCCGACATCCTGAACGGCTGCACGCTGACCGTCGATCAGGGCCAGATCGCCGTGATCGTCGGGCCGAACGGGGCGGGAAAGTCGACCGCGATGAAGGCCGTCTTCGGCATGCTGGACCTGCGCGAAGGCGAAGTCCTTCTGGGCGGCCAGGACATTTCCCGGCTGACACCGCAAGAGCGCGTCCACAAGGGCATGGGCTTCGTCCCGCAAACCCACAACATCTTCCCGACCATGACGGTCGAGGAAAACCTCGAGATGGGTGCCTTCATCCGCGAGGATGATTACCGCGAGACCATGGAGCAGGTCTATCACCTGTTCCCCGCCGTCGCCGACAAGCGCAAGCAGAATGCGGGCGAGCTGTCGGGCGGACAGCGACAGCAGGTCGCCGTCGGCCGCGCCCTGATGACGAAACCGCGTCTTCTGATGCTGGACGAGCCCACCGCGGGTGTTTCGCCCATCGTCATGGACGAACTCTTCGACCGCATCATCGAGGTCGCCCGCACCGGCATTTCGATCCTGATGGTGGAACAGAACGCGCGCCAGGCGCTCGAGATCGCCGATATCGGCTATGTTCTCGTGCAGGGCGCAAACCGCTATACCGACACCGGTCGGGCATTGCTGGCCGATCCCGAGGTCCGCCGCACGTTCCTTGGGGGCTGA
- a CDS encoding branched-chain amino acid ABC transporter permease codes for MDILNAIVAILNFVVIPAASYGAQLALGALGVTLIYGILRFSNFAHGDTMAFGTALVILVTWGLQAMGISLGPLPTALLALPIGIALCSVFVLGTDRVVYRFYRQKRSEPIILVMASVGVMFLMNGLTRLVIGVDDIRFDDGARFLISVQDFKAWSGLAEGLSLRVSQVITLVVTFLSCWALFRFLSRSRSGKAMRAYADNEDLALLSGIDPERIVRLTWIIATALAVTAGTLYGLDKSFKAFNYFQILLPIFAAAIVGGLGNPLGAVAGGFIVAFSEVAVTYPWKKIATYLGFQPEGLLQLLSTEYKFAVSFVILIVVLLFRPTGLFRGKAY; via the coding sequence ATGGACATCCTGAACGCCATTGTGGCCATCCTGAACTTCGTGGTGATCCCCGCGGCATCCTATGGGGCGCAACTCGCGCTGGGTGCGCTCGGGGTGACCCTGATCTACGGCATCCTGCGCTTTTCGAACTTCGCCCATGGCGATACGATGGCCTTCGGCACCGCATTGGTCATCCTCGTGACCTGGGGGCTGCAGGCCATGGGCATCAGCCTTGGTCCTCTGCCCACCGCGCTCCTCGCGCTGCCGATCGGCATCGCGCTCTGCTCGGTCTTCGTTCTGGGCACGGACCGGGTCGTTTACCGTTTCTATCGCCAGAAGCGATCCGAGCCGATCATCCTGGTGATGGCATCGGTCGGGGTCATGTTCCTGATGAACGGCCTCACCCGCCTCGTAATCGGGGTGGATGATATCCGCTTCGACGACGGCGCGCGTTTCCTGATAAGCGTACAGGACTTCAAGGCATGGTCCGGCCTCGCCGAAGGCTTGTCGCTGCGTGTCAGCCAGGTCATCACGCTTGTCGTGACATTCCTGAGCTGCTGGGCGCTGTTCCGTTTCCTCAGCCGTTCGCGGTCCGGCAAGGCGATGCGCGCCTATGCCGATAACGAGGATCTGGCGCTGCTCTCGGGGATCGACCCCGAGCGGATCGTCCGGCTGACATGGATCATCGCGACCGCGCTGGCAGTGACTGCGGGCACGCTTTACGGGCTCGACAAAAGCTTCAAGGCCTTCAACTATTTCCAGATCCTGCTGCCGATCTTTGCCGCAGCGATCGTGGGCGGGCTGGGCAATCCGCTGGGCGCGGTCGCGGGTGGCTTCATCGTCGCCTTTTCCGAGGTCGCGGTAACTTATCCCTGGAAGAAGATCGCGACCTATCTGGGCTTCCAGCCCGAAGGGCTGCTGCAGCTTCTCTCCACCGAATACAAGTTCGCGGTCAGCTTCGTCATCCTGATCGTCGTCCTGCTGTTCAGGCCAACCGGCCTGTTCCGCGGCAAAGCCTACTAA